The Cyanobacteriota bacterium genome window below encodes:
- the crcB gene encoding fluoride efflux transporter CrcB — MESSVAPPISLPVWIALGAIPGALSRYYLTLVCVQKLGGGFPFGTLIINVSGAVLIGFLTTLCQSMGADSSLNGFVILGFLGSYTTFSTYALDTSNLLKLASYQQALLYGLGSPVMGFLGVELGVALAQRL; from the coding sequence ATGGAAAGTTCTGTTGCTCCACCTATTTCTCTGCCTGTATGGATTGCCCTAGGAGCCATTCCGGGTGCACTCAGCCGCTACTATCTGACACTGGTCTGCGTGCAAAAACTGGGCGGAGGGTTTCCTTTTGGCACATTGATCATCAACGTGTCTGGTGCAGTGCTGATTGGGTTCTTGACAACGTTGTGTCAGTCCATGGGGGCTGATTCGTCACTCAATGGATTTGTGATACTTGGTTTTTTAGGGTCTTACACTACGTTTTCAACCTATGCGTTAGACACGTCAAATCTGCTCAAACTAGCAAGTTATCAACAGGCGTTGCTCTATGGCCTCGGTAGTCCAGTCATGGGATTTTTAGGAGTCGAACTTGGCGTTGCTCTAGCACAACGGCTATAG
- a CDS encoding glycosyltransferase, whose protein sequence is MNTIGIGLTLVAVVVWIGLLALRGQFWRCDQRLPKTAPDLDTFPPVHVVIPARNEADMLPLTLPSLLQQDYPGLMQIILVDDQSSDGTADVARSLASGLNQPERLTIITTTPLPPGWTGKLWAMEQGVRQSSQMEPLPDYWLFTDADIEHDRQNLRRLVAHAQHHQLDLASLMVQLRCQSWWERLLIPAFVFFFQKLYPFRWVNDPDRSTAAAAGGCILIRRDALLRIGGIQALKQALIDDCALAQAVKSTGCRSAGTGRLWLGLSTTTRSLRPYPSLGTIWDMVARTAFTQLNYSPWLLLATLLGMILVYIVAPGGAIVGLITGDLLLTIVGTLGWLLMTIAYLPTVRLYGCHPLWAVYLPGIAGLYTLITLDSALRHWQGRGSAWKGRVYPKVHSAR, encoded by the coding sequence ATGAACACAATTGGCATAGGGCTGACCCTGGTAGCTGTGGTCGTTTGGATCGGATTATTAGCACTGCGAGGTCAGTTTTGGCGGTGTGATCAGCGCTTACCAAAGACTGCTCCAGACTTGGACACATTTCCCCCTGTGCATGTGGTGATTCCTGCCCGCAATGAGGCAGACATGCTGCCCCTAACGTTGCCTTCGCTATTGCAGCAAGACTACCCTGGTCTGATGCAGATCATTCTCGTAGATGACCAAAGCAGTGATGGTACGGCGGATGTTGCTCGATCGCTAGCGAGTGGCCTTAACCAGCCGGAGCGTTTGACGATCATCACGACCACGCCATTACCTCCGGGGTGGACGGGCAAACTGTGGGCTATGGAGCAAGGGGTTCGCCAGTCTAGCCAAATGGAGCCATTACCAGACTATTGGCTGTTTACTGATGCAGATATTGAGCATGATCGGCAAAACCTACGCCGCCTTGTTGCCCATGCCCAGCACCACCAGCTAGATCTTGCCTCCTTGATGGTGCAACTGCGCTGCCAAAGTTGGTGGGAACGGTTACTGATCCCTGCCTTTGTGTTCTTCTTTCAAAAGCTGTATCCCTTCCGGTGGGTGAATGATCCCGATCGCTCCACTGCCGCTGCTGCTGGGGGTTGTATCTTGATCCGCCGAGATGCCTTGCTGCGCATTGGGGGCATCCAAGCCCTGAAGCAGGCACTAATTGATGATTGTGCCCTTGCTCAAGCTGTGAAATCTACAGGCTGTCGATCGGCAGGCACAGGTCGCCTCTGGCTAGGTTTAAGCACCACCACTCGCAGTCTACGCCCCTATCCATCCCTAGGAACTATCTGGGACATGGTTGCACGTACAGCCTTTACCCAACTGAACTATTCTCCTTGGCTATTGTTGGCAACCTTACTGGGCATGATTTTGGTGTACATCGTGGCTCCTGGGGGGGCGATCGTTGGCCTCATCACAGGTGACCTACTGTTGACCATTGTGGGCACTCTAGGCTGGTTACTGATGACGATCGCCTATTTGCCTACAGTGCGGTTATATGGCTGTCATCCACTCTGGGCCGTCTACTTACCGGGCATTGCTGGCCTATATACCCTGATAACCCTAGACTCGGCTCTGCGCCACTGGCAGGGTCGGGGTAGTGCTTGGAAGGGCCGTGTCTATCCCAAGGTGCACAGTGCTAGGTAA
- a CDS encoding glycosyltransferase family 39 protein — protein sequence MQKFNGILQPSVPHAWHHCRPYLTLMGWTGLLLVASNGQQSLMAHDEGWYATQARWIVETGDWITPQWWGQPVYDRTIGLQWLIALCYQLAGISDGVARLPSLAACLGAVALTYAIGKRLLTPHLAWTGAAILPLCSLWLQYGRMAVQDIVLTCLELLGIWALLQAEADDRQRSWWGLLAGMTVGLGFLIKSIMILLPIVALVPYLLTHRRHFTNLGLHLGLVIGAIPVCLWFWFSYQQYGLLPFQQLFGHLFHLGSQQFHADAGFLYYGWNIPINAFPWALLAVVGLLIGHGSQVIGHPSPKNNGQLLVTGAIKDDDTSTGAITPLAPFPISSASSLLYLYPLLLLAALTVFSTRTPYYALQLYPFIGLWAAVALSWLTHRASPSITAGVSYGVAGLAIVLLVAAAILSLGIIPGSAEFRWYALPVWLLAGGWLALPWIWHRRQVQRWLATFLLAPWLALAGAGIVGLWGNYNPDVKAALTNSQLASVLQAHPVSVVVKDLQPEEHKTWVLLSFYSPRLGRSLASLADLPLGEYAWVSPGASADVDRRYATIATIRNWKLVTSATLPSTVHLGIDTALPSTTPTLPVAQSRV from the coding sequence ATGCAAAAGTTTAATGGCATACTGCAACCGTCTGTTCCCCATGCTTGGCACCACTGTCGGCCATACCTCACGCTCATGGGCTGGACAGGGCTACTACTAGTGGCCAGTAATGGACAACAAAGCCTAATGGCCCACGATGAAGGGTGGTATGCAACTCAAGCACGATGGATTGTGGAAACAGGTGACTGGATTACACCGCAATGGTGGGGGCAGCCTGTATACGATCGCACGATCGGCCTTCAGTGGTTGATTGCCCTCTGCTATCAGCTAGCTGGCATTAGTGATGGTGTAGCGCGGTTGCCTAGTTTAGCAGCCTGTTTAGGAGCTGTTGCTCTAACCTATGCTATCGGTAAACGCTTGCTAACTCCCCATTTAGCATGGACAGGGGCAGCGATATTGCCCCTTTGTTCCCTGTGGCTGCAATACGGGCGCATGGCCGTGCAGGACATTGTACTTACCTGTCTGGAACTACTGGGCATCTGGGCATTGTTACAAGCTGAGGCTGACGATCGCCAACGATCGTGGTGGGGATTGCTAGCTGGAATGACCGTCGGGCTGGGATTTTTAATCAAAAGTATCATGATCTTGCTGCCGATCGTTGCGCTAGTTCCCTACCTGCTCACTCACCGTCGCCATTTCACCAATTTGGGCCTCCATTTAGGGTTAGTAATTGGTGCCATCCCTGTCTGCTTGTGGTTTTGGTTCAGCTATCAGCAGTATGGTCTGTTACCCTTTCAGCAATTGTTTGGACACCTCTTTCACCTGGGTTCCCAGCAGTTTCACGCTGATGCAGGCTTCCTCTACTACGGTTGGAACATCCCCATCAACGCCTTTCCCTGGGCATTGTTAGCAGTAGTGGGACTTTTGATTGGTCATGGATCACAGGTTATAGGTCATCCATCCCCAAAGAACAATGGACAATTACTGGTCACTGGCGCAATAAAAGACGATGACACTTCAACAGGGGCGATTACCCCCCTTGCCCCGTTCCCCATTTCCTCTGCCTCCTCCCTTCTTTATCTCTATCCCTTGCTGTTATTGGCGGCCTTGACAGTCTTCTCAACTCGCACGCCTTACTATGCGCTGCAACTGTACCCGTTCATTGGCCTGTGGGCTGCTGTGGCATTGAGTTGGCTGACACACCGAGCCTCGCCAAGCATCACAGCCGGGGTAAGCTACGGAGTGGCTGGTCTGGCGATCGTGCTGTTAGTTGCAGCCGCAATCCTGAGCTTGGGGATCATTCCTGGTTCGGCAGAGTTCCGGTGGTATGCACTGCCAGTCTGGCTGTTGGCGGGTGGATGGCTAGCATTACCCTGGATCTGGCATCGGAGACAGGTGCAACGGTGGTTAGCAACATTCCTGTTAGCTCCTTGGTTGGCCTTGGCGGGGGCAGGGATTGTGGGTTTATGGGGTAACTACAATCCTGATGTGAAGGCAGCATTAACTAATTCTCAACTAGCCTCGGTGTTGCAGGCACACCCGGTTTCAGTGGTGGTGAAAGACCTGCAACCAGAGGAGCACAAAACGTGGGTATTGCTCAGTTTCTACAGCCCTCGACTGGGACGATCGCTGGCATCCTTAGCTGACTTGCCCCTGGGGGAATATGCCTGGGTAAGTCCAGGGGCCTCAGCAGATGTAGATCGGCGCTATGCAACGATCGCAACCATTCGCAACTGGAAACTAGTTACCTCGGCTACCTTACCTAGCACTGTGCACCTTGGGATAGACACGGCCCTTCCAAGCACTACCCCGACCCTGCCAGTGGCGCAGAGCCGAGTCTAG